A DNA window from Mesorhizobium sp. C432A contains the following coding sequences:
- a CDS encoding pilus assembly protein TadG-related protein: MRKLKDLLLDRSGNFAVAAALVALPLCLVLGVAIDLTSAVTWKSRLQELADSAALAAIESDGGDEEAVAAAKNIALGNGSFAVGGVVEVDITTPTPVSREAAVEITASMPTDFMNLAGIRAISLHVTAKARKAPPEYCIYALDPESTGALSVTGLGKVSVPNCGIQVNSSSPEALRHVGAGKIAATKISVVGNYQGGGYSVSPKTNQPFLADPLVTTPEPVPPTGCDYSNQALSDVTIPAGRVFCGSIDFGGKIVLSPGVHYFHNAIVGISNNAKITGKEVTIFVDSKSSIIQAGGNGAMKLSAPTSGVYTGIAIFGSRTALPLLPTISLAINNNYSVNGTIYSPMHHLKMKGSNDKKLATGLGWIVAWQFSYNGDSSVNLDGYSGTPPKGLGDAAIALLQ, translated from the coding sequence ATGCGAAAGCTGAAGGACCTGCTGCTCGATAGGAGCGGAAACTTTGCCGTGGCAGCGGCGTTGGTGGCGCTACCGCTATGCTTGGTCTTGGGCGTGGCCATTGACCTTACCAGTGCCGTCACCTGGAAGTCCAGACTGCAAGAGTTGGCCGATTCAGCGGCTCTGGCAGCTATAGAGAGCGACGGTGGAGACGAGGAAGCCGTCGCGGCCGCCAAGAACATTGCGCTTGGCAACGGCTCTTTTGCGGTCGGCGGGGTGGTTGAAGTCGACATCACAACGCCCACTCCCGTGTCGCGGGAGGCAGCAGTTGAAATCACCGCCTCAATGCCGACGGACTTTATGAACCTTGCCGGCATTCGGGCGATCAGCCTTCACGTCACGGCAAAGGCACGAAAGGCGCCCCCGGAATACTGCATCTATGCTCTCGATCCAGAGTCAACCGGAGCGCTGAGTGTGACCGGGTTGGGAAAGGTGTCGGTGCCAAATTGTGGCATTCAGGTAAATTCTTCCAGCCCCGAAGCACTGAGACACGTTGGGGCCGGCAAAATCGCCGCGACAAAAATCTCGGTAGTCGGCAATTACCAAGGCGGCGGATACAGTGTTTCCCCGAAGACGAACCAGCCCTTCCTCGCCGACCCACTTGTCACCACACCAGAACCGGTTCCCCCGACCGGTTGCGATTACAGCAACCAGGCGCTCTCGGATGTCACCATTCCGGCCGGGCGGGTGTTCTGCGGAAGCATCGACTTCGGTGGAAAAATTGTGCTTTCCCCAGGCGTTCACTACTTTCACAATGCGATAGTCGGCATCAGCAACAATGCGAAAATCACAGGCAAGGAAGTCACCATATTCGTCGATTCCAAGTCCAGCATCATACAGGCAGGTGGTAACGGCGCCATGAAACTTTCCGCTCCTACAAGCGGCGTTTATACCGGCATTGCCATCTTCGGATCGCGTACCGCCTTGCCATTGTTGCCGACTATATCGCTTGCAATAAATAACAATTACTCTGTAAATGGTACAATATACTCGCCAATGCACCACCTTAAAATGAAAGGGAGCAATGACAAGAAGTTGGCTACCGGCCTGGGATGGATTGTTGCTTGGCAATTCTCTTACAATGGAGATTCGAGCGTCAACCTGGATGGCTACAGCGGCACCCCACCAAAGGGTCTCGGAGACGCAGCAATCGCGTTGCTGCAATAG
- a CDS encoding phosphatase PAP2 family protein gives MGSGISAMPSFHVAMVTLNALLLGSINRPAGIFAWLYVAAIMLGSVYFSWHYAIDGYVSIILIWLIWRGTGEFTGAKQ, from the coding sequence ATCGGGAGCGGCATATCCGCCATGCCAAGCTTCCATGTCGCCATGGTCACGCTTAACGCGCTGCTGCTTGGCAGCATCAACCGGCCGGCCGGCATCTTCGCCTGGCTCTACGTCGCAGCGATCATGTTGGGCTCGGTCTATTTCAGCTGGCACTACGCCATTGACGGCTATGTCTCGATCATCCTGATATGGCTGATCTGGCGTGGCACGGGAGAGTTTACAGGCGCAAAGCAATAA